The DNA region GTGAAGTGAGCTCTATGGTGGTCTGCAACCGAGGGGGTACTTGAGGAGCGGCAAACGTCCGCTCAAGTACCATGGCGCTGTCGCGGAGGCGTTTGAGCTGGAAGCGAATGGTAAGAGGGTCAGAGCTTTCGCCTCCAATGCCAAGCTTGAGGTGAAGCTGCCCACTCTGCTGATTAGGGGATAAGGTTGTGAAGACTTCTGCTGCAGCAAGCCATGCCGATGATGTCCCTACGAGGAAGAGCTCGCGGAAACAACCGAGGACTCTCCGAGGGCCAAGGAAGGAGTGAGGCAGGAGACCTGCAGAGAGGCGAAGTTCTATGATATTCTCGCCTGCTCGCCACAGGCTTGCAGGAAGTGTGACGGTATTGGGAAGTCCGTAGCTGACAAGTTGCCCGGCATACCGACCGTTGAGATAGATCTCTGCGACATCGCCTAAGCCACGCGTAGAGAGGTGCCATACCCAGCGTAGGGCAGTGCTGTCCATCCGAATGCTCCTTCGGTAGCGGAGCTCAGTCTGCTGAAACACGGTATGCGGAATCGTAGTCGCATGCCACGTGCTCCCGCCATCGGTTGACAGCTCCCATGTCCCTTGCAAAGGAATAGACCAGCGATGCAGCCACTGGTCCGGGACTGCCCACAGGAGTTGTCCACTTACCCATAGGAGGAAAGCTGGCCAGTACCAGTTGTTGCGTCGTCCCCCCATAGCGCCTCTTCTTGGCTTACGCTAGCCGACTGAAGAGCTCCGTAGCGACGCGGTATGTGTTGACGTATGCCTGGACGCTGAGCTCAATCGGGTCTGCGTATCCACCGCCCAGTGTGAGAACGATAGGGATTTCGTGGCGCAGGCACATAGAGAGCACAAGGAAGTCGCGCTCCATCAGCCCCAGATGGCTTAAATCCAGGCGACCTAAGGTGTCTTCCCGCAGAGGATCAACCCCGGCTTGGTAGAGGACGATGTCCGGTTTGAAGGCGATGATACGCGGTAGCAAGCTCTCCAGCAGTCGTAAGTAGGTGTCGTCATCAGTGTGGTCCTCCAGTGGGACATCGAGGGTAGAGGGAACCTTGCGGTAGGGGTAGTTCCGGGCTCCATGCATGCTGAAGGTGAAGATCTCGGGATAGGCACTCAGGATGGCAGCCGTCCCGTTACCCTGGTGAACGTCTAGGTCAATGATGGCGATTCGGCGGACCTTGCGGCGCTGTAGGAGCGAAAGAGCAACGATGGCGAGATCGTTGAAAACACAGAATCCCTCACCGCTGTCTGGCATAGCGTGGTGGGTTCCCCCGGCGAGGTTGCCAGAGATTCCCTCCTGGAGAGCGGCCTCGGCCGCTGCGAGTGCTCCACCAACGGTAGCTAGCGTGCGCAACACCAACTCTTGGCTCCACGGGAAGCCAATGCGACGCATAATGTTCGGCGGGATCGTGCCGGATAGGAAGGCCTGGACGTACTCTGGGATATGTGCCCGTAGCAGGTCTTCCGGGGATGCCAAGGGAGCTTCGCAGAAACAGGAGCCAGGAAGGACGTCTTGGGCCTCTAAGGCATGTCGAACCATTCGGTACTTGGACATCGGGAATCGGTGGCCTGGTGGGAGGGGAATGGTGTAGTGGTCCGAGTAGAAGACGCGCATCTCAAGCCACCTCTAAAGGCCGGGCGACCGTGATGCCGGTGTGGGTTGGAACTGTAGCAATGTAGTCTGGGATAGGCCGATCTACCACCACCTTTCCAGCGCCCTGGGAGGCGTGGAGGAGGTGAATGCGGCCAGCATGGGGATACGCCAGTCCTAAATGCCCGTAGTCTAAGCCGCGGCGGTTGGTTGTGAAAGCGATGATGTCTCCGGAGTGTAAGAGCCTTTCGATAGTAGGAATGGAGTGGCGTGGGATGTACCAGTGCTGGAGGCTATTGATGTGTTGCTCGATCTGCGCGATTTGTGGGAGGAGTTCGGGGCGGGCCCTGAGGGCAGGGTACCGATGAGGGTTCTGGGACATGTAGGAGACTGAGAGGGGCAGAGGGATTCCGCCAAGCGCCTGTGTAATGTTCTGGAGGACACCATGCCGCTCGTTCTCGTAGAGCCACTCTGCAGTGTAGTGCAGCCGGGAGGTGTAGTCCCCAACCGTCCCGTTCCGGTAGCGGGTCCGCTTCACCTCTTCTAGGAAGCCGTCGTAGCTAGGCTTTCCGAGTTTGAGGGAGCGTGCAAGGCAGAGGGTTGCTTCTACGAAGGTGAAACAGTCCATGCCTGTGAAATCCACTCGGCAGGTCTCTTCCCCATCTTGGCTCTCCAGCGTGCCGGGGACGTAAGGTGTTCCAACAAAGAGTTCCCCGAAGCGGCACATGAGGACCCCAATAGGAAGGCGTTCCCACCCCTCGGCAAGGGCTCTCTGCTGCATACGCACGAGGATATGCTGGGTGATGGTCCCCTTGCCGTCATCGCGCTGGCGTTGGAGGAAGAGAGGTGCGGCAAGGAGCCACAAGAGGAAGGAACGGCGCTGCATGGTCTACCGAGAGGGTCGGAGACAGATGCCGAGCTCGTCGAGCTGCTCAGGTCTGACGGGGGCTGGAGCGCCGTCCATGAGCGATGCGCCGCTAGTAGTCTTCGGGAATGCGATGACATCCCGAATGCTCTCCGCGCTCGCCATCAACATGACGATCCGGTCGAGCCCTAGCGCAATGCCCCCGTGTGGTGGAGCTCCATAGCGGAAGGCTTCCAGAAGGAAGCCGAACTGGGCTGTGGCCTCCTCAAGGGGGAGTCCTATGACGGAGAACACCTTCTGCTGGAGCTCTGCCATATGGATGCGGATGCTTCCCCCTCCAATCTCTTCACCGTTGAGGACGAGGTCGTATGCTTGCGCCCGTACCCGTTCTGGGGCAGTGTCGAGGAGCGGGATATCCTCCTCCACAGGTGCTGTAAATGGGTGGTGGCGTGCGACGTAACGGCCCTCTGCTTCGGAGTACTCCAGCAACGGGAAGTCAACGATCCAGACGAAGCAGTGCCGCGAGGATGAAGTGAGTCCTTGACGCTCTGCAATCGCACGCCGTAGAGCCCCAAGCGCACGGTAACATGCCTCCCATGGTGCAGCAGCTAGGAGGAGTAGGTCTCCCGCTTGCAGCTGGAAGCGCTCGCGGAGGGCTTCCCGTTCCGTTTCGCTCAGGTGCTTGAGGATGGGAGATTGCCAGCCAGAGGCGTCGTACTTCAGCCAGATGACACCCGGTAGCCCCCACGGCGATACGACGCGTCCCAGCTCTTCCAGCTCCTTTCGAGAGTAGGCACTCCCACCTTCGATGCGCAGCCCTGCAATGACGTGGCCGGCCGCATAAGCCTGGCGGAAGATGCTGAAGTTGGTCGCTGCGAAGATATCGGTGGCTGTCTCCAGCTCCAAGCCGTAGCGAAGGTCTGGCTTATCGCTGCCGTAGCGCATCATCGCCTCTGTGTAGGACAGGCGGGGAAAGGGGGTGGAGAGCTCTATGCCCAGCACTTCATGCCACAGCTCTGCAAAGAGACCCTCAGTCAGAGCAAGCACATCTTCGCGATCTACGAAGGCCATCTCTACATCAACCTGAGTGAACTCCGGCTGGCGGTCGGCGCGCAGATCCTCATCCCGAAAGCATTTCGCAATCTGCATGTATCGGTCGAAGCCTGCCACCATGAGGAGCTGCTTGAATAGCTGAGGGGATTGCGGCAGAGCGTAGAACCGCCCTGGCTGAAGACGGCAAGGAACCAGGAAATCCCGGGCTCCCTCAGGAGTAGAGCGAGTGAGGATTGGTGTCTCGATCTCCACGAATC from Candidatus Kapaibacterium sp. includes:
- a CDS encoding DUF1460 domain-containing protein — protein: MQRRSFLLWLLAAPLFLQRQRDDGKGTITQHILVRMQQRALAEGWERLPIGVLMCRFGELFVGTPYVPGTLESQDGEETCRVDFTGMDCFTFVEATLCLARSLKLGKPSYDGFLEEVKRTRYRNGTVGDYTSRLHYTAEWLYENERHGVLQNITQALGGIPLPLSVSYMSQNPHRYPALRARPELLPQIAQIEQHINSLQHWYIPRHSIPTIERLLHSGDIIAFTTNRRGLDYGHLGLAYPHAGRIHLLHASQGAGKVVVDRPIPDYIATVPTHTGITVARPLEVA
- the aspS gene encoding aspartate--tRNA ligase, whose translation is MPFPKRTTYCGELRLSHAGQPVVLNGWLARLRDLGGILFMDIRDHTGVCQAIIRPTENPELARYARQLSVESVLWLRGTVQPRENPNPQLPTGHVEVAVEALGVLNPAATIPFPISDDIPLTEELRLRYRYLDLRRPRMQHHLRLRHRVYQIIHRYFDRNGFVEIETPILTRSTPEGARDFLVPCRLQPGRFYALPQSPQLFKQLLMVAGFDRYMQIAKCFRDEDLRADRQPEFTQVDVEMAFVDREDVLALTEGLFAELWHEVLGIELSTPFPRLSYTEAMMRYGSDKPDLRYGLELETATDIFAATNFSIFRQAYAAGHVIAGLRIEGGSAYSRKELEELGRVVSPWGLPGVIWLKYDASGWQSPILKHLSETEREALRERFQLQAGDLLLLAAAPWEACYRALGALRRAIAERQGLTSSSRHCFVWIVDFPLLEYSEAEGRYVARHHPFTAPVEEDIPLLDTAPERVRAQAYDLVLNGEEIGGGSIRIHMAELQQKVFSVIGLPLEEATAQFGFLLEAFRYGAPPHGGIALGLDRIVMLMASAESIRDVIAFPKTTSGASLMDGAPAPVRPEQLDELGICLRPSR
- a CDS encoding histone deacetylase produces the protein MRVFYSDHYTIPLPPGHRFPMSKYRMVRHALEAQDVLPGSCFCEAPLASPEDLLRAHIPEYVQAFLSGTIPPNIMRRIGFPWSQELVLRTLATVGGALAAAEAALQEGISGNLAGGTHHAMPDSGEGFCVFNDLAIVALSLLQRRKVRRIAIIDLDVHQGNGTAAILSAYPEIFTFSMHGARNYPYRKVPSTLDVPLEDHTDDDTYLRLLESLLPRIIAFKPDIVLYQAGVDPLREDTLGRLDLSHLGLMERDFLVLSMCLRHEIPIVLTLGGGYADPIELSVQAYVNTYRVATELFSRLA